A genomic segment from Pistricoccus aurantiacus encodes:
- the atpD gene encoding F0F1 ATP synthase subunit beta, translating to MSGRIVQIIGAVIDVEFPRDDVPKVYDALEVSGAETVLEVQQQLGDGVVRTIAMGSTEGLKRGTEVKNTGAAISVPVGTETLGRIMNVLGEPIDEAGEIGEQERMPIHRKAPGYADQATSNELLETGIKVIDLVCPFAKGGKVGLFGGAGVGKTVNMMELIRNIATEHSGYSVFAGVGERTREGNDFYHEMKESDVLDKVALVYGQMNEPPGNRLRVALTGLTIAEKFRDEGRDVLLFVDNIYRYTLAGTEVSALLGRMPSAVGYQPTLAEEMGVLQERITSTKSGSITSVQAVYVPADDLTDPSPATTFSHLDATVVLARSIAELGIYPAVDPLDSTSRQLDPLVVGDEHYNTARGVQNVLQRYKELKDIIAILGMDELSDEDKQAVARARKIQRFLSQPFFVAEVFTGSPGKYVSLKDTIRGFQGILDGEYDELPEQAFYMVGGIDEAVEKAKSM from the coding sequence ATGAGCGGACGTATCGTACAAATCATCGGCGCGGTGATTGACGTAGAGTTTCCGCGGGACGACGTGCCCAAGGTCTACGACGCGCTGGAGGTCTCGGGAGCCGAGACCGTTCTGGAAGTACAGCAGCAGCTGGGTGACGGCGTGGTGCGTACCATCGCCATGGGCTCCACCGAGGGCTTGAAGCGTGGTACCGAGGTGAAGAACACCGGTGCGGCGATTTCCGTGCCGGTGGGTACGGAAACCCTGGGGCGCATCATGAACGTGCTCGGCGAGCCCATCGACGAGGCGGGTGAGATCGGCGAGCAGGAGCGTATGCCTATCCACCGCAAGGCGCCAGGCTATGCGGATCAGGCCACCAGCAACGAACTGCTGGAAACCGGCATCAAGGTCATCGATCTGGTCTGTCCCTTCGCCAAGGGCGGCAAGGTCGGCCTGTTTGGCGGCGCCGGGGTGGGCAAGACCGTCAACATGATGGAATTGATCCGTAATATCGCCACGGAGCACAGCGGCTATTCCGTGTTCGCCGGGGTTGGTGAGCGCACCCGGGAAGGTAACGACTTCTATCACGAGATGAAGGAGTCCGACGTTCTCGATAAGGTGGCGCTGGTCTACGGCCAGATGAACGAGCCGCCGGGTAACCGCTTGCGTGTTGCCCTGACCGGTCTGACCATTGCCGAGAAATTCCGCGATGAAGGCCGCGACGTTCTGCTGTTCGTCGACAATATCTACCGCTATACCCTGGCGGGGACCGAAGTGTCCGCATTGCTGGGACGCATGCCTTCCGCAGTAGGCTACCAGCCTACCCTGGCGGAAGAAATGGGCGTGCTCCAGGAGCGCATCACCTCCACCAAATCCGGCTCGATTACTTCCGTGCAGGCGGTCTACGTGCCCGCGGACGACTTGACCGACCCGTCACCGGCCACCACCTTCTCGCACCTGGACGCAACCGTGGTACTGGCGCGTTCCATCGCCGAGCTGGGTATCTATCCCGCCGTGGACCCGCTGGATTCCACCTCTCGCCAACTCGACCCGCTGGTGGTGGGAGACGAGCACTACAATACCGCTCGCGGTGTGCAGAACGTGCTGCAGCGCTACAAGGAACTCAAGGATATCATTGCCATTCTAGGCATGGATGAACTCTCCGACGAGGACAAGCAGGCGGTGGCTCGGGCGCGCAAGATTCAGCGCTTTCTGTCTCAGCCGTTCTTCGTCGCCGAGGTCTTTACCGGCTCGCCGGGCAAATATGTGTCCTTGAAGGATACCATTCGTGGCTTCCAGGGCATTCTTGACGGTGAATACGACGAACTGCCGGAGCAGGCCTTCTACATGGTAGGCGGCATCGACGAAGCCGTCGAAAAAGCCAAGTCCATGTAG
- a CDS encoding F0F1 ATP synthase subunit epsilon, giving the protein MANTVKCEIVSAETSIFSGDIEQLIAAGTVGDLGILPGHTPLLTELAPGPVRILKQGGEEEHYYVTGGFLEVQPKIITVLADTAVRANDLDEAAAEEARKEAQQRLNENAADLDYTRAAAELAEAVAQLRTIQQLRKKAGRG; this is encoded by the coding sequence ATGGCGAATACCGTCAAGTGCGAGATAGTCAGCGCCGAGACATCGATCTTCTCCGGGGACATCGAGCAATTGATCGCCGCTGGCACCGTCGGGGATCTGGGGATTCTGCCCGGACACACGCCGCTGCTGACGGAGCTTGCGCCGGGGCCGGTGCGTATCCTCAAGCAAGGCGGTGAGGAAGAGCACTATTACGTGACCGGTGGTTTTCTGGAAGTGCAGCCGAAGATAATCACGGTGCTGGCGGATACTGCCGTGCGTGCCAACGATCTCGACGAAGCGGCGGCGGAAGAGGCGCGCAAGGAAGCCCAGCAACGCCTCAATGAGAATGCCGCGGATCTCGACTATACGCGAGCTGCCGCGGAACTCGCGGAAGCCGTGGCTCAACTGCGTACCATTCAGCAACTGCGCAAGAAGGCCGGTCGGGGCTAG
- the glmU gene encoding bifunctional UDP-N-acetylglucosamine diphosphorylase/glucosamine-1-phosphate N-acetyltransferase GlmU, protein MMSLDVVILAAGQGTRMRSRRPKVLHPLAGKPMVRHVIDTAVTLDTNHLHLVIGHGGDQLRQALEGDADRLRLRFALQEEQKGTGHAVAQVLDKLGPDKVLVLYGDVPLIRRETLVSLLEEVDEGHMALLTVTLDNPSGYGRIVRDTQGRVIAIVEQKDASQDQLGIRECNTGIMAMTSTQLKRWLPRLSADNAQGEYYLTDVIAMAAQEGVGIATAQPATPSEVEGVNNRAQLAALERAYQQEIAERLMVEGVALADPTRLDVRGSLHCERDVEIDVGCVFEGEVELGEGVRIGPYCVIRQSHIGAGSVVESHSIIEHSVAAGHNHIGPFARLRPGTHLAAKAKVGNFVETKNVQVGEASKINHLSYVGDATLGRDVNIGAGTITCNYDGANKHRTELGDGVFIGSNSALVAPVSIGSGATIGAGSTISKDVADNTLAVSRARQTSKNGWSRPTKAAQDQ, encoded by the coding sequence ATGATGAGCCTCGACGTGGTGATTCTGGCCGCTGGCCAAGGAACGCGGATGCGCTCACGGCGTCCGAAGGTGCTGCATCCGTTGGCGGGTAAGCCGATGGTGCGTCATGTCATCGATACCGCCGTCACGCTGGATACCAATCATCTGCATCTGGTGATAGGCCACGGCGGCGATCAACTGCGCCAGGCACTGGAAGGCGACGCCGATCGGCTCCGGCTGCGTTTCGCCCTGCAGGAGGAGCAGAAGGGAACCGGCCATGCGGTGGCCCAGGTACTCGACAAGCTCGGTCCGGACAAGGTGCTGGTGCTGTACGGCGACGTACCCTTGATTCGTCGCGAGACGCTGGTCTCGCTGCTCGAGGAAGTGGACGAAGGGCACATGGCGCTGCTGACCGTGACCCTGGATAACCCCAGCGGTTACGGCCGCATTGTGCGGGATACGCAAGGCAGGGTGATCGCCATCGTCGAGCAGAAGGACGCCAGCCAGGATCAGCTCGGCATCCGGGAATGCAATACCGGCATCATGGCCATGACCAGCACGCAGCTCAAGCGCTGGCTGCCCCGGCTCAGTGCGGACAACGCCCAGGGCGAGTACTATCTGACGGACGTGATCGCCATGGCAGCTCAGGAAGGCGTGGGTATCGCTACCGCCCAGCCGGCGACGCCCAGCGAAGTGGAAGGCGTCAATAATCGTGCCCAACTGGCGGCGCTGGAGCGAGCCTATCAGCAGGAAATCGCCGAACGTCTGATGGTGGAAGGCGTTGCCCTGGCGGACCCGACACGCTTGGACGTGCGCGGTAGCCTGCATTGCGAGCGGGATGTGGAAATCGACGTGGGCTGCGTCTTCGAAGGCGAGGTGGAACTGGGCGAGGGCGTGCGCATCGGGCCTTACTGCGTGATCAGGCAGAGTCATATCGGCGCAGGTAGCGTGGTCGAATCTCACAGCATCATCGAGCACAGCGTCGCGGCGGGCCACAACCATATTGGTCCCTTCGCCCGGCTGCGTCCGGGCACTCATCTGGCGGCAAAGGCCAAGGTGGGCAACTTCGTCGAGACCAAGAATGTCCAGGTGGGCGAAGCCAGCAAGATCAATCATCTGAGCTATGTGGGTGACGCCACCCTCGGGCGTGACGTCAATATCGGCGCCGGCACCATCACCTGCAATTACGATGGCGCCAACAAGCACCGCACCGAACTGGGCGATGGCGTATTCATCGGCTCCAACAGCGCCCTGGTGGCTCCGGTCTCCATCGGCAGCGGGGCCACCATCGGTGCCGGCTCAACCATCAGCAAGGATGTCGCCGATAATACCCTGGCGGTATCCCGGGCACGCCAGACCAGCAAGAATGGCTGGTCGCGCCCGACCAAAGCGGCCCAGGATCAATAG
- the mgtE gene encoding magnesium transporter, whose translation MTLENALHTHKAMLLVALEQDPKELTRLLEELRAADIAELLEDLVDQQDEMPSVLSLLEHLPLTRRAHVYGFLPGWLQARLVDQLSDEALLAILEEMSSDDRADLYNLLGEDRREALLRRMAHREREELKRLASYEEGTAGAVMTSNYVAIPSGLTASQALLRVRQTAPDAETVYQIYIVDEQGHLAGTLSLRQLLIARPSAYLDELMIKDVIHTQVETLQEEVARLVARYDLLAVPVVDENELLVGIVTHDDVIDVIQAEATEDIHKGASVGNLEDGVSRSPLWNLYRKRVAWLVLLVFGNLFSGAGIAYFEDIIAAQVALVFFLPLLIDSGGNAGAQASTLTVRGLATGDIAFKDWGKLLGRELLIAAALGMTMALAVSPIGFMRGGEMLMIVVAMSMTIIVLTGSLVGLCLPFVLDRLGWDPATASGPLVTTLIDSFGVIIYFGIATILLTNI comes from the coding sequence ATGACGCTGGAAAATGCCTTGCATACGCATAAAGCTATGTTGTTGGTGGCGTTGGAACAAGATCCGAAAGAGCTGACGAGGCTTCTCGAGGAACTGCGCGCCGCAGATATCGCTGAGCTGCTGGAGGATCTCGTCGATCAGCAGGACGAGATGCCAAGCGTACTGTCGCTGCTCGAGCATTTGCCCTTGACGCGGCGTGCTCATGTCTATGGTTTTCTGCCAGGCTGGCTGCAGGCGCGCTTGGTCGATCAACTGTCCGACGAGGCGCTGCTGGCGATCCTCGAGGAGATGAGCTCGGATGATCGAGCGGATTTATATAATCTCCTGGGAGAAGACCGTCGTGAAGCGCTGTTGCGGCGTATGGCACATCGCGAGCGGGAAGAACTCAAACGCCTGGCGAGCTACGAGGAAGGCACCGCCGGCGCGGTGATGACATCGAACTATGTCGCCATCCCCAGTGGCCTGACGGCGTCCCAGGCGTTGCTGCGAGTGCGTCAGACCGCCCCGGATGCGGAAACCGTTTACCAGATCTATATCGTTGACGAGCAGGGTCATCTGGCGGGAACCCTGTCCTTGCGCCAGCTGCTGATCGCCCGGCCCAGCGCTTATCTTGATGAATTGATGATCAAGGATGTGATTCATACTCAGGTGGAAACACTTCAGGAAGAAGTGGCGCGGCTCGTAGCCCGCTACGACCTCCTGGCGGTGCCAGTAGTAGACGAAAACGAGCTTCTGGTGGGTATTGTTACTCACGATGACGTGATTGACGTGATTCAGGCTGAGGCTACGGAAGATATTCACAAGGGCGCCTCGGTTGGCAATCTCGAGGATGGCGTCAGCCGCTCACCCTTATGGAACCTTTATCGCAAGCGTGTGGCCTGGCTAGTGCTACTGGTGTTCGGCAACCTGTTTTCCGGCGCGGGTATTGCCTATTTCGAGGATATCATTGCCGCGCAGGTGGCCTTGGTATTCTTTCTTCCCCTGTTGATCGATAGCGGTGGCAACGCCGGCGCTCAGGCATCGACGCTGACCGTACGAGGCTTGGCTACCGGTGATATTGCCTTCAAGGACTGGGGCAAGCTATTGGGACGCGAACTGTTGATTGCCGCTGCTCTAGGAATGACCATGGCCTTGGCAGTGTCGCCGATCGGCTTCATGCGTGGCGGTGAGATGCTCATGATAGTCGTCGCCATGAGCATGACGATTATCGTTCTGACGGGCAGTCTGGTGGGCTTATGTCTGCCTTTTGTACTCGATCGACTTGGCTGGGATCCAGCCACCGCCTCGGGACCGCTGGTGACCACCTTGATCGATTCTTTTGGTGTAATCATTTATTTCGGCATTGCGACTATATTACTAACCAATATTTGA
- the glmS gene encoding glutamine--fructose-6-phosphate transaminase (isomerizing) gives MCGIVGAVAARNVQGILLEGLKRLEYRGYDSAGMAVISPQGQLDRRRAVGKVAALEECLEEAPLSGELGIAHTRWATHGKPSERNAHPHQSGESLAVVHNGIIENFESLKSELEGQGYVFTSETDTEVVAHLLAREVDRQADLFEGVRRVLASLDGAYALGVAHCSEPETLIGARQGSPLVVGVGIEEAFLASDPLALLQVTDRFIYLEEGDLVRLRQGGSIEIFDINGKPVERPVKIFEHGDGAASKGDYRHFMLKEIYEQPAVIAKTLEGRLAQSSVLVNSFGTEAEALFSRVKQIHIIACGTSYHAGMTARYWLEKYAGIPTQVEVASEFRYRQVVVPENTLFVTLSQSGETADTLAALRFSRELGYLGALAICNVPGSSLVRESDLTLMTHAGPEIGVASTKAFTTQLTALMLLALALGKVRGVNEGRQAEIVAALRELPRMVSRVLALDSEIEALSTAFAEKHHALFLGRGAHFPIAMEGALKLKEISYIHAEAYPAGELKHGPLALVDNEMPVIAVAPNDELLEKLKSNLQEVRARGGELFVFADENVHLKEGEGIRVLRLPHIDEALAPILYTLPLQLLSYHVAVLKGTDVDQPRNLAKSVTVE, from the coding sequence ATGTGTGGAATCGTCGGGGCCGTGGCGGCTCGCAATGTACAGGGCATTCTGCTTGAAGGACTCAAGCGACTGGAATACCGCGGCTATGATTCCGCCGGCATGGCGGTGATATCGCCGCAAGGACAGCTCGATCGTCGTCGCGCGGTGGGCAAGGTCGCCGCCCTGGAAGAATGCCTGGAAGAAGCGCCGCTCAGCGGCGAGTTGGGCATTGCCCATACCCGCTGGGCGACCCATGGCAAGCCCAGCGAGCGCAACGCCCATCCTCACCAGTCTGGCGAAAGCCTGGCGGTGGTGCATAACGGCATCATCGAGAATTTCGAGAGCCTCAAGTCGGAACTCGAAGGCCAGGGCTACGTCTTCACTTCGGAAACCGATACTGAAGTGGTGGCGCATCTGCTGGCTCGTGAAGTGGACCGTCAAGCGGATCTATTCGAAGGTGTGCGCCGGGTTCTGGCTTCGCTGGACGGCGCCTATGCCCTGGGCGTAGCGCATTGCAGCGAGCCGGAGACGCTGATCGGCGCGCGTCAAGGCAGTCCATTGGTGGTTGGCGTGGGTATCGAGGAAGCCTTCCTGGCCTCGGATCCGCTGGCGCTGCTGCAGGTCACCGACCGCTTCATCTATCTGGAAGAAGGCGATCTGGTACGCCTGCGCCAAGGCGGCAGCATCGAGATCTTTGATATCAACGGCAAGCCGGTGGAGCGCCCGGTCAAGATCTTCGAGCACGGTGACGGCGCCGCCAGCAAGGGCGACTACCGTCACTTCATGCTCAAGGAGATCTACGAGCAGCCGGCGGTCATCGCCAAGACCCTGGAAGGGCGACTGGCGCAAAGCTCCGTGCTGGTCAACAGCTTCGGCACCGAGGCGGAAGCCCTGTTCTCCCGGGTCAAGCAGATCCATATCATCGCCTGCGGCACCAGCTATCATGCGGGCATGACCGCGCGTTACTGGCTGGAAAAATATGCGGGCATTCCCACTCAGGTGGAAGTGGCCTCGGAGTTTCGCTATCGCCAGGTGGTGGTGCCGGAAAATACCCTGTTCGTCACGCTATCCCAGTCCGGCGAAACCGCGGACACCCTGGCGGCGCTGCGTTTCTCGCGGGAGCTTGGCTATCTCGGCGCGCTGGCGATCTGCAACGTGCCGGGCAGCTCCCTGGTGCGGGAATCCGATCTGACCCTGATGACCCACGCCGGACCGGAAATCGGCGTGGCTTCCACCAAGGCCTTCACCACTCAACTGACCGCCCTGATGCTGCTGGCCCTGGCCCTGGGCAAGGTGCGTGGCGTCAATGAGGGCCGTCAGGCGGAAATCGTCGCGGCACTGCGCGAACTTCCAAGGATGGTCAGCCGGGTATTGGCCCTGGATAGTGAAATCGAAGCATTGTCCACCGCCTTCGCGGAAAAGCACCACGCCCTGTTTCTGGGTCGCGGCGCGCATTTTCCCATCGCCATGGAAGGGGCGCTCAAGCTCAAGGAAATCTCCTACATTCACGCGGAAGCCTACCCGGCGGGAGAGCTCAAGCACGGCCCGCTTGCGCTGGTGGACAACGAAATGCCGGTGATCGCCGTCGCCCCCAACGACGAACTGCTGGAGAAGCTCAAGTCGAATCTCCAGGAAGTCCGCGCTCGCGGCGGCGAGCTGTTCGTCTTCGCCGACGAGAACGTGCATCTCAAGGAAGGCGAAGGCATCCGGGTACTGCGGTTGCCGCATATCGACGAGGCGCTGGCGCCGATCCTCTATACCCTGCCGCTGCAGCTACTTTCCTATCATGTTGCGGTACTCAAGGGCACCGACGTGGACCAGCCGCGCAACCTGGCCAAGAGCGTGACGGTGGAGTAG
- the atpG gene encoding F0F1 ATP synthase subunit gamma — protein sequence MAAGKEIRTQIGSIKNTQKITSAMEMVAASKMRKAQERMKASKPYARQIRNVVGHIAKANPEYQHDYMIDREVKRVGYIVVSSDRGLAGGLNANLFKAVLKEVKAWQEKGVEIDFSALGAKAGGFFQKYGGQLVSANSGLGEAPEVEDLIGSVKVMLESFDAGKIDRLYVVYNQFVNTMTQKPVVRQILPLSTEMGEDNAEGEEQKSSTTWDYLYEPDAKVLLDRLLMRFVESQVYQGVVENAACEQAARMIAMKNATDNAGELIDELEQVYNKARQAAITQEISEIVGGAAAV from the coding sequence ATGGCAGCGGGAAAAGAGATACGCACCCAGATCGGGAGCATCAAGAACACGCAAAAGATCACCAGCGCCATGGAAATGGTCGCGGCATCGAAGATGCGTAAAGCGCAGGAGCGCATGAAGGCCAGCAAGCCCTATGCGCGCCAGATTCGCAACGTGGTTGGGCATATCGCCAAGGCCAATCCGGAATACCAGCACGATTACATGATCGATCGTGAGGTCAAGCGGGTCGGCTACATCGTGGTGTCTTCAGACCGTGGCCTGGCCGGTGGCTTGAACGCCAACCTGTTCAAGGCGGTGCTCAAGGAAGTCAAGGCCTGGCAGGAAAAAGGTGTCGAGATCGATTTCAGCGCCTTGGGCGCCAAGGCCGGCGGTTTTTTCCAGAAGTATGGCGGTCAACTGGTTTCCGCCAACAGCGGTCTCGGCGAGGCGCCGGAAGTCGAGGATCTGATCGGCAGCGTCAAGGTCATGCTGGAATCCTTCGATGCGGGCAAGATCGATCGCCTTTATGTGGTGTACAACCAGTTTGTCAATACCATGACCCAGAAGCCGGTGGTGCGTCAGATACTGCCGTTGTCCACCGAGATGGGCGAAGACAACGCCGAGGGCGAAGAGCAGAAAAGCTCGACTACCTGGGATTACCTGTATGAGCCGGATGCCAAGGTACTGCTGGATCGGTTGTTGATGCGCTTCGTCGAATCCCAGGTTTATCAGGGGGTGGTGGAAAACGCCGCCTGTGAACAAGCCGCACGGATGATCGCGATGAAGAATGCCACCGACAACGCGGGCGAGCTGATCGACGAGTTGGAACAGGTGTACAACAAGGCTCGCCAAGCGGCTATTACCCAGGAAATTTCCGAAATCGTTGGTGGCGCCGCAGCCGTATAG
- a CDS encoding undecaprenyl-diphosphate phosphatase, which translates to MEWLQVVVLSLIQGISEFLPISSSAHLILVPALTNWPDQGLAFDVALHVGSLGAVVVYFRHELWRMLKSWRDSLTGGKTDQDARLAWWVIVATIPVGLVGLAFKDLIEGQMRSGVVIAVGLIVFGLVLGYADRRKRGSRSEYQLGFKDAILIGLAQALALIPGTSRSGITMTAALMLGMSREASARFSFLLSIPVIVLAGGLETLNLLGDPVPVDWSAMIGGTLLSGISAYLCIHYFLEFIARIGMQPFVIYRIVFGLWLFWFFW; encoded by the coding sequence ATGGAATGGTTGCAAGTTGTCGTTCTTTCCCTGATTCAAGGCATTTCCGAGTTTCTTCCCATCTCGAGTTCCGCCCATCTAATTCTGGTGCCCGCGCTGACGAACTGGCCGGATCAAGGCCTGGCCTTTGATGTCGCCTTGCATGTCGGCAGCCTTGGCGCTGTAGTGGTGTATTTCCGACATGAGCTGTGGCGCATGCTGAAGAGCTGGCGAGACTCCCTCACCGGCGGAAAGACCGATCAGGATGCGCGACTCGCCTGGTGGGTGATCGTCGCCACCATTCCCGTGGGTTTGGTGGGGCTCGCCTTCAAGGACTTGATCGAGGGACAGATGCGCTCCGGCGTGGTCATCGCCGTGGGTTTGATCGTTTTCGGCCTGGTACTGGGCTACGCGGATCGTCGCAAGCGCGGTAGTCGAAGCGAATATCAGTTGGGTTTCAAGGACGCCATTCTGATCGGTCTGGCCCAGGCCCTGGCGCTGATTCCCGGCACCTCCCGCTCCGGTATCACCATGACCGCCGCCCTGATGCTGGGCATGAGCCGCGAAGCCTCTGCCCGGTTTTCCTTCCTGCTGTCCATTCCGGTTATCGTGCTTGCCGGCGGGCTTGAAACCCTGAACTTGCTGGGCGATCCGGTACCCGTCGACTGGTCGGCCATGATCGGCGGTACCCTGCTTTCCGGTATCAGCGCCTATCTGTGCATCCATTATTTTCTGGAATTCATTGCCCGCATCGGCATGCAGCCCTTCGTGATCTATCGGATCGTTTTCGGGCTCTGGCTATTTTGGTTCTTCTGGTAA
- a CDS encoding FAD:protein FMN transferase, translated as MKASLIRHLDRLLPCLILVLAIGLFGGCSDERRLESPVRFEGNIFGTFYQITVVDPLTEAQRAKLAEGIEETLAHVDTSMSTYREDSELMQLNRTPVGEWRELSPELTKVLHIARQVARKSDGAFDVTVGGLVNLWSFGPEARPQEVPDPALLAERLQQVGQDRLELDVEGERARRLGDIFIDLSGVAKGYGVDRVADYLRRQGLENFLVNIGGELVLEGDRDDQGDPWRIGVEVPDVHQRVAREVLPLHDATVATSGDYRNYFEAEGKRYSHTIDPRTGRPIDHALASVTVIHPDNAWADAWATALMVLGPNEAMALARRESLPILLLVRDGDGWSSRASPAFTERFGKERLEKMGVDTAQVRKIAAGEPVVNQ; from the coding sequence ATGAAAGCTTCTTTGATACGTCATCTTGATCGCCTCCTCCCTTGCCTGATATTGGTCCTGGCCATCGGCTTGTTCGGCGGCTGTTCCGACGAACGTCGCCTGGAGTCGCCGGTGCGGTTCGAGGGTAATATTTTCGGTACCTTCTATCAGATCACCGTTGTCGATCCGCTGACGGAAGCACAGCGTGCCAAACTGGCCGAGGGGATCGAGGAGACGCTGGCGCATGTTGATACGAGTATGTCCACCTATCGGGAAGATTCCGAATTGATGCAGCTCAATCGCACTCCGGTGGGGGAGTGGCGGGAACTATCGCCGGAACTGACAAAGGTGCTTCATATCGCCCGGCAGGTCGCGCGTAAAAGCGATGGCGCTTTCGACGTTACCGTTGGAGGCCTGGTCAATCTCTGGAGCTTCGGTCCGGAAGCGCGCCCGCAGGAAGTACCGGATCCAGCCCTATTGGCGGAGAGACTTCAGCAGGTCGGTCAGGACCGACTCGAGCTGGATGTGGAAGGAGAACGTGCCAGGCGTCTGGGCGATATCTTCATCGATCTTTCCGGCGTCGCCAAAGGTTACGGCGTCGATCGAGTAGCGGACTATCTGCGCCGGCAGGGACTCGAGAATTTCCTGGTCAATATCGGCGGCGAGCTGGTGCTGGAAGGGGATCGCGACGACCAGGGCGACCCCTGGCGGATCGGCGTGGAAGTGCCGGACGTTCATCAACGAGTCGCTCGGGAAGTACTGCCGCTTCACGATGCCACGGTAGCCACCTCCGGAGATTACCGCAATTATTTCGAAGCGGAGGGCAAGCGTTATTCTCATACCATCGATCCGCGCACGGGACGCCCAATCGACCATGCGCTGGCCTCGGTCACGGTGATTCATCCGGATAACGCCTGGGCGGACGCCTGGGCCACCGCCCTGATGGTGCTCGGCCCGAACGAGGCAATGGCCCTTGCGCGACGGGAATCCCTGCCGATACTGCTGCTGGTGCGTGACGGCGACGGCTGGTCCAGTCGAGCAAGCCCCGCCTTTACCGAACGCTTCGGCAAGGAGCGTCTGGAAAAGATGGGCGTCGATACCGCACAAGTTCGAAAAATCGCGGCCGGCGAGCCGGTCGTCAATCAATAG